The following coding sequences are from one Canis lupus baileyi chromosome 19, mCanLup2.hap1, whole genome shotgun sequence window:
- the LOC140611344 gene encoding olfactory receptor 10H4-like, with translation MAGQNYSMVSEFILVGFSTFSRHLLPVFFLIYLLMYLFTLLGNLLIMATVWSDHSLHTPMYLFLCALSISEILFTVTVTPRMLVDILSSHHSITFVACATQMFFSFTFGFTHSFLLTIMGYDRYVAICHPLRYNVLMSTDTCAHLVSWTWAGGSVIGMTVTLLVFHLTFCGSNVIHHFVCHVLSLLKLACGNETSSVTLSVILVCLSALMGCLFLIILSYVFIMSTILRIPSAEGRHKTFSTCVSHLTVVVVHYGFASIIYLKPKSLHSMDSNTLMATTYTVFTPFLSPIIFSLRNKELKNAIKKSFQRKFSPLGS, from the coding sequence ATGGCTGGTCAGAACTATAGCATGGTGTCTGAATTCATCCTTGTGGGCTTCTCCACATTCTCAAGGCATCTCCtgcctgtcttcttcctgatttACCTGCTGATGTACCTGTTCACGCTGCTGGGGAACCTGCTCATCATGGCTACTGTCTGGAGTGACCACAGCCTGCACACACCCATGTACCTCTTCCTGTGTGCCCTGTCCATCTCTGAGATTCTGTTCACTGTTACTGTCACCCCTCGCATGCTGGTTGACATACTCTCTAGCCACCACTCTATCACCTTTGTGgcctgtgccacccagatgttcTTCTCCTTCACATTTGGCTTCACCCATTCCTTCTTGCTAACGATCATGGGCTATGACCGCTACGTGGCCATCTGCCACCCTCTGCGCTACAACGTGCTCATGAGCACCGACACCTGTGCTCATCTGGTGTCTTGGACCTGGGCTGGTGGCTCAGTAATAGGGATGACGGTAACCCTGTTAGTTTTTCACCTCACCTTCTGTGGGTCTAATGTGATCCACCATTTTGTCTGCCATGTACTTTCCCTCCTAAAATTGGCCTGTGGGAATGAGACATCCTCTGTAACCTTGAGTGTGATCCTGGTGTGTCTCTCAGCCCTGATGGGCTGCTTATTCCTCATCATCCTCTCCTATGTCTTCATCATGTCCACCATATTGAGAATCCCCTCTGCTGAGGGCAGGCACAAGACCTTCTCCACGTGTGTCTCCCACCTCACTGTGGTCGTTGTGCACTATGGTTTTGCCTCCATTATCTACCTCAAGCCCAAGAGCCTCCATTCCATGGACAGTAACACCCTGATGGCCACCACCTATACAGTCTTCACCCCATTTCTCAGCCCAATCATTTTCAGCCTCAGGAATAAGGAGCTCAAGAATGCcataaagaaaagctttcagaGAAAATTCAGTCCCCTAGGCTCTTGA